The genomic DNA CATTCTGGAACATTACTGACAGGTCTGGAGCATGGACTCCCATGGTGACCTCCTCTGTTGTGCCTTCCTTACGGTTTACTACACATACGTATAGGGTTCTAAGGAATGGTGAAGGCCAGATGGATGAGGTCAGGGTCACTGGGTCACAACCTGGGGAAGAGCTGCTTCTGGCTAGGGGTGCTCAATGTGAATTATTGTGTGcctgagaaatgaatttctattaTGTATAAGAAGTTAGACTTCCATATGTCTGTTTCAGGGTCTACCCTCATCACACCATTTTCTACTTCCTGCATACCATGTGTAAGGCACTTAACTTCTCTAGATTTCTTGTTCCTAACTGGTAAAAGCATTGTTTATAGGCACTGTCGTCGGATAAGAGTTGTGAGCATTGATTCATTTAATAGATTTGAACTCCTTAGGACAAATCTTGGTCCtcaatattattcattatttcttaaGGAAACCCCGTTTGATTTCCAGAATGCTAGGTCTTCAGAAATAcccctttgtctttgttttgttttgttttgacttttttcctctagtaattttcattttgcaaacatttcccatttaattaaaaaaaaaatttttttttaacgtttatttatttttgagacagagagagacagagcatgaacgggggagggtcagagagagggagacacagaatctgaaacaggctccaggctctgagctgtcagcacagagcccgatgcggggctcgaactcacggactgcaaaatcatgacctgagccgaagtcggctgcttaaccgactgagccacccaggcgccccaacatttccCATTTTAGATAGATAGCTGTAACTGGGACCTCTGATTAATGGTTTGTTTTACTCTTAATTGAGTTGTTGTATCTTTCAAACTCTATAAACGATCAAGGCTGCAAGAAGGCCTGGTTCAAGGGACAGTCCAAAGATAGAAGATATCTAAGAAGATTAGTATGCCCTGTTTACTTGGTTGTGAAATATTCTGTAGCTGATGGATGGCATGATTTGCTCACGAGAGTTAACAATCTTATATATACATCTGACACTCACAATCAGATTAGGCCCTAAAAGGGGAACCTTCCAGTGTACCTCATCTGCACTAAGGAACACAGAAGATTTAAAAGTAGCATTTGTCATCTCTTGGTTGCAGGACCGGGGAAAGAATCAAGCTAATTTCCACTTCTCGCTCTCTTAGAGAGTCAATAACATGCTTGGTGGAGACCCACCCTGAGTGAGTAGTCCTGGGGCAGAGATAGCTCCTCCCTGTTGTCTGGATATTTGGAGAAGAGCTGTTTTCCTCTAGCAGGAGATGAGTTTAGGGAACTAAAGCGAGGTGTGATAAGATCTCACCCTCTAGATCGGGGGAGTGGATGGGTTGTGTGTAACCTGATATAACCTAATCTCCATTACGGAAAGCTAGAAACACAGGACTGAGCAATCAGGGTCTAGTAATATGAGGAAGACTTGGAGCCTGAATTCAAACTTTTTGAAGCTACCCAACCAGATGGTAATGGTTTCTCACTTGCCAGGAAAGAGCATGTTCTTAGTTTTACAAGTGACAAGGGGTGATTTCTGAATTTCTGTAAAGAGAGCACTGATTCTCATGAGAGTAAAGGCAGCTAGAAAAGTTGTCTGAAGAACTGTCTTCATCTTAGCCATCTATCTATCTTCCGGCttctgcttcctggaggaagagtcCTCTGGCCTGTGAATAAtgtcttaaaaacagaacaaaactctTTATTGAGGTACAACTGGTGTATAAAACACCATCATTGTTTTAAGGCTACCATGCGAAAAGTTTTGACTTATATACACAACCAtgaaccatcatcacaatcaagataatgaacagaAACATCACTCCCCCCAAatttcctgcccctcctcacccccatccccattACCATAAATTATTGGTCTGCTTTCTGttgctattttatataaatggaatcatacagcatgtactttttctgtcttctctcacttGGTGTAATTAtattgagattcatccatgttgcattGTCTGCGGAcggttcattcctttttattgcttggTGGTAGCATTCCTCTGTTTGGATACGTTACAATCTGTGTATTCACTTACTTGTTAACAGACACTTGGAGTGTTTCCGGTTGAAAGctattacgaataaagctgctatgaacgttTGTGCACATATGCCTTTGTGTTaacatatacttttatttctcttgggtatttacccaagagtgGAATATCTGGGTCATCGGTATGTATtcagatttttaagaaactgccagaatgttttccatttcacattcccaccagctgcGTATGAAGGTTTCtattctccacattcttgccaatacttgttatgatcagtctttttcattttagccattctgataggagTATAAAAGAATCTCATGGTCTTAATTCGCATTTCTTAACAACCAGTGATCTTGAGTACCTTGTCACGTGCTTATTTCTAATTGCTACATCTTCTCTGGTGAAGTGAAGATTCAGCACATCCAATTATTTTTCACATGTATTACTTGGGTTGTTTGCTATTTTGTTATTGAGTTtggagagttctttatgtatcctGGATACATGACTATtatcaaatatatgttttataaatattttcccccagtcaGTGGCCTCTGTTTCCATTGTCCCAAGAGTGTcctttgatgaacagaagttcttaatttcttCCTGTTAGAATGCCAGAATGACTTCTTAAATATACTGCAAGACTCTGTCATACTCTGGGGAGTTGGGGCTTTGTCCTTTACACGGCTATATGTATCTCTGAGCCAGTGGCTATTATGTATTGTTATAACCCTAATGGATAGAATACGGTGACCCCTCTCAAGAAATATCCCAGTGATCCATTTGTAAAGTTTATGCTTTTCCCGGAAGTTTATTCTCTGCTGAAGTAGAGTGTTGGTTCCTatgaggcaggggtgaggcaTTTATCAGGTACACCGTAAGGGTTCCACCAAAACTAGTAACAGTGAGTCATTTTGGAATCTTCAAACCAGtgaatcagaagaaaatgaaagaaggtaCTCTATAGAACTCACTTTCTTCGAGGAATTAGTATTGCTCTTAAGTGACAGGGGTGTAAAGGATTATGTCAGGAACTCATGGGATTCACCAGGATGCCTCCTGATGTTTCCATGTCTCGTAATAACCACAAATAGGTAAATGGAACAACCGTGGCCTGGAGGAGGCATGAAACCAGAGGCTCAGACCTCTCAAAGGAGAATGTCTGGGCTGTCCTAATGGAGAAGAAATTGAGACAATCAGAAGTACTGAGTGAGGGTGCGTGGAATCTAAAATGGAGCTTAAAAGAAGGAATTGATGGATACTATTGAAGCTTCAGAACAACTGTAGCTGTGGGTACCATTGTTTGTTCCTCtactgcaatattttttttttttgagaagttttcatGTGAAAAAAGGCTCTAGCGTAGGAAATGAGTGTAGTTGAGCAGGACATGATTTGGCCAACACTGGTCACTGACCAACCCATGTCCCACAGGCCTTGTTTCTAGAGCACACTCTTGATTCTTTGCCTGAGGACTTTCTCCAACCCCAGAGAGGTAGGTCCTACATATGTACATGGCAGGAAGATATTGCCAGGGAATTAATAATTCCTGAGAAGAGCTTTTAAACAGCGACAGCTAGGAgttgatatataaatatagttcCTAGATTTTTCCTTCTAAACTAAGATCCACTTCGTATACAGTTGGAACTGGCTCACTAAGGTATATTTTACTGGTTGCATTTtcttgttatgggctgaattgtgtcctcctaAAGTGTATATGTTGAAGTTCTGATGCTCAATACCTCAGAAGGGGATTGTATTTGAAGATAGTGTCTTTTAAAGAGctaattaagataaaatgaagCCATATTTTATGCAATCCAATTGTCACCGGTGTCCTTATCACAGGAGGGTTAGGACACAGACATATACacaggaaagaccatgtgaggacacagcaagcaGGCAGCCATCTACAAACAAGGAAAAGAGGCTTCAGAGAAAGTAACCCAGCTgataccttgatcttagacttccagcctcctgaGCTATGAGTAAATAAATTTCCGTTGTTGATTCTGTGGTATTCttttatggcagcctgagcaggctACCCCTGCTATCTTCATTTGACTATCTTctatcttctcttcctccctacTGATGTTTTTCTTCGCTTCttaaaaaatagacacacaaatcCTAATTCAAAAAATTTGCCTTTGATAAACCAAACCCTGGATAGTgccttataaaacaaaaacaaaaacaaaaacaaaaaaaacaccatgaTACCCAGTCACCAAGAAGAAAgcaacatcattaaaaaaaaaaaaaagattgagcgGTAGGTTGATTTAATCAGCATTCAGGTAATAATGAGGTTGCATTAGATTTTTACTATGTGTCATACATTAGAGTGTGCATTTTGTATCGCATTACATTTTGTCAAGTTCACCTTGACACAAGCAAGGGAGACCTAGTACATTCAACAGTCAAAGAAACTTAGATTGGACCCAGTGTCAGATGGTATGCCACTACTCACCCAAACTATTTGCACAAAGATTTTTCACTTGAATAAACTGTCAACCCAGAGGGAAGTACAGTTTCTAGGAAGGAGTAAGTGGGTAACAACAAATTCCTCTCTGAGGCCTAAGAACTGAAATTGGCTCAAAAATGGTAATACCGTCCCAATGAAAAGAGGTCTATTAGGCCACGGAATGCTAATATTAGTATTTGCTGGTCACCTGTCAAAGTAAGCACATATCCGTGCTaattgtgtctgtgtatgtgaaAGTGCGTAATAAAAGACATGGGGAGCAGGGGATTTGTAGAAGATTCCTAGCAGATCTGTCTTTGGTTGCCATCATGGATCCAAGACGCCCTGGTGTGGTAAAAAATGTTTCGATGGTGTCTCATGGATGAGAGTGAACCTGGTCTATGTCTTGAAGCACTAAATCTTCGTAAGTTTCAGGTTGAGTCAGTAAGTCTTGATAAGGATCTTCAGAATGTGATCTGATCAAGCAACTTAGTGCAGAAGCCTAGAAATAGGACATCACAACATCTACAATTACTTCAACCAgattttcagtgatttttatttgatCTTGTAAGTTTTTTGCTGCAGTGCTCTGTATAGCCCACTGATCCTCAACTGGTGGTACCTTTACCCTCCAGAGGATATTTAGCAATATCTGAAGACATTTTGGTTGCCAAaattgggggtgggagaaatTTTTGACATTGagcaggtagaggccagggatgctgctaaacagatcatgtcccctcctccctcccaccccccccccccacccctcaacaCGTAATTATTCATTCCAAAATGTTTACAATGCCAAAGCTGAAACACCCTGGCCGGCCAATGTTTTCACAACAGCCTAGGCAGAGATAGGGCAATTCTAGCCATGTCTGGAACCaccataaaatacatttttttcggTGATCTTGTCAGGTATTTATGTAGCCAACAGTCCGTGCCAGCATCTACAGGGATTTGAGTAGTAGCAAGAGAGACGGTCATtccataaaaaatgataaaatgctaTCCATGAACACAACGAGATATGTCCCCCTGACTTTTGTCCTAGGGACATGGAAACAGAAATATCAGTATGACATTTTGCATGTAGCAAAGGCCAACCATTTACGAGGGCTTTGCAGAATAAATATGGAGGAACACACATGTGGTGATGTGGGAGActacatatacatgtatgaatACGTCTGTGCGTGTGAGCACATTGACGTGTTGGGGTGTGTATGACTGATGGGATTCCATGAAAAATTATGAGGTATGGAATTAATATTGAAATCACACTTACGTGTTCCTAGAGCTATTGTATCTCTTACTTGGCtgctactttttttcttaagtatttattcGATCTATTATGACATCCACTTGTTAAAGATATGGGAAAAGCCACTGTTTCCCCATCTCCCAACACAGTAAATGTAATACATGTTCAGTATACTTTAGATGGATGAGTAAGAAATACATGTGTGAGTGAATGAGGGAAACTGACTATGAATGAAGTATCTGTGCAAAGGAATATTTCAAAAATGGAGTGGCTGGTGAATGTAACATGTAACTGTTGTTCTCTAACCTCCCATCTCCCATCTTGCCATTAAGAGGGTTTTGGGGGGgtgtttgctgttgttgttgtttttgccaaTTCTCTATACAACCAGAGATTGAAGTTAACTATTAACACATCTGATTCTTTGTGATGCTTTAAATGCTTCCTCACCTTCTCAATAAAAAAGGCTACTCACCCAGCTGATCTCATTGCCATCCACGGTATAAGTGAGCCCACAGagtgagaatgaaataaaaatctgcacacaAGTCAGTATCATTTGAAGGATCACAATATTCTACAGAAGAGAAGGGCAAGAATTAAGATTTCCCCAACCAGCTTTAGTCTGCAATGTGCTCATCCTGGttgtccggggggggggggggcaaggggccAGGGTTAGTGGATATTTTGAGGACAATGCACTTCCTATCTAAGATATGCCCGTTCCATTGAGACACAATATTGGATCTGGCACAAACCTTGCCTCAGCGAGCAACCATAAATAAACTCCTACAGAAACAAATATGAGTTATAGGAATTCTAAATGGCAGAGCTCTGCAAAAGAACTCCCTTAACATTCTAGAGTTAGTTACTCCTATTTCAGCCATTTTTTCATACGCATTGGTCAAACACTGAATACACCaggacttttctctctctctctccctctctctctctctccctctctctctctctctctctctctctctctctcacacacacacacacacacacattcatacacatacacacatcatgTGACTCAACTTTACTCACAGAAAGGATGGATTTACTAACATTCcattggtcttttatttttttatttattttttaatttttttattttagagagatagagagagagcatggggagagaggcagaggaagagagagagagaatcccaagcaggctccacactcagtgcagagcccgatgcagggctcaatcccatgagcctgggatcatgacctgagctgaaatcaagagtcagatgctcaactgactgagccacccaggcgcccctccattgatcttttaaattaacattaaaatgacTCAGACCAGCTCCcaaattttgtatcattttcacTACCAGAAATCCATAGGCCAGTCCTCAATGTTCCAGATCAGGTCCCTCCTCTCTGGGCACACTGATCTGTGAGCagtctttttatcattttttttttagaacagcccatgttcatcagagaaaatCTGGAATAATAAGAATACGTGTTCTTAAAATGACacacagaaatgcacacacataatTCTGCAATTCTGAAATCAggttgtttcactttttttttaaaacaaatgtcatgtttatatttatttgttttcctatcaCTTTTCAACGTTTAGAAACTTCATCACAGGCTTTTAGTCGCTGAGGGCTGAGGTAGCTGAAAACAAACATCACGTGTGAAGACACCATCCAACAAATTAGTACTTACAGTTATAAAAGATTTAACCAACGAACATGCCGGTAACTCCCAGCATTCAAGTAAGACTATGTCAACTAAATTCACGGAGAGAAGAATTATCCCAGTGCTTGAAAGTAGTGTGCTGATAATGTTAGCTCCAATAGTGACTTCGATCTGGAAGAGAATAAAGCCTTTAATGGAAATACTCAGGGCCTTTTGTATTTCCAGACACATCTTCTGCAGTACCCTGGAGGCATGCCCTGGCTCTACGGGCTAAGGTAAGGGATCCTTCATGAGGAATTCAATTTCCTGTTTTACTGAAGCAGTTTTTTGGCAAGCCACTCTACATcatgggagagaagggaagaagtgaTCCTCCAGAAATGAAAGCCCATGGAGCCAACATCATGGGGGTTCTGTTTGTTCTGATATCACTGGTAGGAGTGATTTTCAATATGTCCACCCTGAACTAGAAGCTCCCTGATACAAACACAAACGTGCACCCCTCTCCATCTTAGCCTTCCAAAATGCGTCTCTTCAACCATTGAAACAAGGATCTATCTGTAAAGACCCCCCTCTTTTGCTTCTTACTAGGCTAAAATTCAGACAGTTGGatactttctcctctttttttaattttaatttttatttattttgagagagagatagaa from Panthera tigris isolate Pti1 chromosome D1, P.tigris_Pti1_mat1.1, whole genome shotgun sequence includes the following:
- the LOC102963876 gene encoding high affinity immunoglobulin epsilon receptor subunit beta-like — its product is MSDAVATEGTAGGISTNEIQSAQVGRADAPDLAQRVHSKLRDFLKKNLQSLGVAQIMIGLKCFLFGIIEIFLYWHSDFRNLLFCFYIGYPFWAAASFIMSGSLTISCTRKQTKFLIEVTIGANIISTLLSSTGIILLSVNLVDIVLLECWELPACSLVKSFITNIVILQMILTCVQIFISFSLCGLTYTVDGNEISWASALSCLIRSHSEDPYQDLLTQPETYEDLVLQDIDQVHSHP